A genome region from Prionailurus bengalensis isolate Pbe53 chromosome B4, Fcat_Pben_1.1_paternal_pri, whole genome shotgun sequence includes the following:
- the PDE1B gene encoding calcium/calmodulin-dependent 3',5'-cyclic nucleotide phosphodiesterase 1B isoform X1 — MELSPRSPPEMLESDCPSPLELKSAPSKKMWIKLRSLLRYMVKQLENGEVNIEELKKNLEYTASLLEAVYIDETRQILDTEDELQELRSDAVPSEVRDWLASTFTQQARAKGRRAEEKPKFRSIVHAVQAGIFVERMFRRTYTSVGPTYSTVVLNCLKNLDLWCFDVFSLNRAADDHALRTIVFELLTRHNLISRFKIPTVFLMTFLDALETGYGKYKNPYHNQIHAADVTQTVHCFLLRTGMVHCLSEIEVLAIVFAAAIHDYEHTGTTNSFHIQTKSECAILYNDRSVLENHHISSVFRMMQDDEMNIFINLTKDEFVELRALVIEMVLATDMSCHFQQVKCMKTALQQLERIDKSKALSLLLHAADISHPTKQWSVHSRWTKALMEEFFRQGDKEAELGLPFSPLCDRTSTLVAQSQIGFIDFIVEPTFSVLTDVAEKSVQPLADDDSKSKNQPSFQWRQPSLDVEVGDPNPDVVSFRSTWTKYIQENKQKWKERAASGITNQMSIDELSPCEEDTLPSPAEDEHNQNGNLD, encoded by the exons atggagctgtCCCCCCGCAGCCCTCCCGAGATGCTGGAGTCGGATTGCCCGTCACCcctggagctgaagtcagcccCCAGCAAGAAGATGTGGATTAAGCTTCGCTCGCT GCTGCGCTACATGGTGAAGCAGTTGGAGAATGGGGAAGTAAACATCGAGGAACTGAAGAAAAACCTGGAGTACACAGCTTCTCTCCTGGAGGCCGTCTATATAGACGAGACACG GCAAATCTTGGACACGGAGGACGAGTTGCAGGAGCTGCGGTCGGATGCTGTGCCTTCGGAGGTGCGGGACTGGCTGGCTTCCACCTTCACGCAGCAGGCCCGGGCCAAAGGCCGCCGCGCGGAGGAGAAGCCCAAGTTCCGCAGCATCGTGCACGCCGTGCAGGCCGGCATCTTTGTGGAACG GATGTTCCGGAGAACGTATACCTCTGTGGGCCCCACCTATTCCACTGTGGTCCTCAACTGTCTCAAG AACCTGGACCTCTGGTGCTTTGACGTCTTCTCCTTGAACCGGGCAGCAGATGACCACGCCCTGAGGACCATTGTTTTTGAGTTACTGACTCGGCATAACCTCATCAGCCGCTTTAAG ATTCCCACTGtgtttttgatgactttcttGGATGCTTTGGAGACAGGCTATGGGAAGTACAAGAACCCTTACCACAACCAGATCCATGCAGCAGATGTTACCCAGACAGTCCATTGCTTCTTGCTCCGCACAGGGATGGTG CACTGCCTGTCCGAGATCGAGGTCTTAGCCATCGTCTTTGCTGCAGCCATCCATGACTATGAGCACACAGGCACGACCAACAGCTTCCACATCCAGACCAA GTCAGAATGTGCCATCTTGTACAATGATCGCTCCGTGCTGGAGAATCACCACATCAGCTCTGTCTTCCGAATGATGCAGGATGATGAGatgaacattttcatcaacctcACCAAGGATGAGTTTGT AGAGCTACGGGCCCTGGTCATCGAGATGGTGTTGGCCACAGACATGTCCTGCCATTTCCAGCAAGTGAAGTGCATGAAGACGGCCTTGCAGCAGCTGGAGAG GATTGACAAGTCCAAGGCCCTGTCTCTCCTGCTCCACGCTGCTGACATCAGCCACCCAACCAAGCAGTGGTCAGTCCACAGCCGCTGGACCAAGGCCCTCATGGAGGAATTCTTCCGCCAG GGTGAcaaggaggcagagctgggcctgCCCTTCTCTCCACTTTGCGATCGCACGTCCACTCTGGTGGCGCAGTCCCAGATTG GCTTCATTGACTTCATCGTGGAGCCCACCTTCTCTGTGCTGACCGATGTGGCTGAGAAGAGCGTCCAACCCCTGGCGGATGACGACTCCAAGTCTAAAAACCAGCCCAG CTTCCAGTGGCGCCAGCCTTCTCTGGATGTGGAAGTGGGAGACCCCAACCCTGATGTGGTCAGCTTCCGCTCTACCTGGACCAAATACATTCAGGAGAACaagcagaaatggaaggaacGGGCAGCAAGTG GTATCACCAACCAGATGTCCATTGACGAACTGTCCCCCTGTGAGGAAgacaccctgccctcccctgctgaaGATGAACACAACCAGAACGGGAATCTGGACTAG
- the PDE1B gene encoding calcium/calmodulin-dependent 3',5'-cyclic nucleotide phosphodiesterase 1B isoform X2 — protein sequence MANPVPVQRSHLQVPILRLRYMVKQLENGEVNIEELKKNLEYTASLLEAVYIDETRQILDTEDELQELRSDAVPSEVRDWLASTFTQQARAKGRRAEEKPKFRSIVHAVQAGIFVERMFRRTYTSVGPTYSTVVLNCLKNLDLWCFDVFSLNRAADDHALRTIVFELLTRHNLISRFKIPTVFLMTFLDALETGYGKYKNPYHNQIHAADVTQTVHCFLLRTGMVHCLSEIEVLAIVFAAAIHDYEHTGTTNSFHIQTKSECAILYNDRSVLENHHISSVFRMMQDDEMNIFINLTKDEFVELRALVIEMVLATDMSCHFQQVKCMKTALQQLERIDKSKALSLLLHAADISHPTKQWSVHSRWTKALMEEFFRQGDKEAELGLPFSPLCDRTSTLVAQSQIGFIDFIVEPTFSVLTDVAEKSVQPLADDDSKSKNQPSFQWRQPSLDVEVGDPNPDVVSFRSTWTKYIQENKQKWKERAASGITNQMSIDELSPCEEDTLPSPAEDEHNQNGNLD from the exons ATGGCAAACCCTGTTCCTGTGCAAAGGAGCCACCTCCAGGTCCCCATCCTCAG GCTGCGCTACATGGTGAAGCAGTTGGAGAATGGGGAAGTAAACATCGAGGAACTGAAGAAAAACCTGGAGTACACAGCTTCTCTCCTGGAGGCCGTCTATATAGACGAGACACG GCAAATCTTGGACACGGAGGACGAGTTGCAGGAGCTGCGGTCGGATGCTGTGCCTTCGGAGGTGCGGGACTGGCTGGCTTCCACCTTCACGCAGCAGGCCCGGGCCAAAGGCCGCCGCGCGGAGGAGAAGCCCAAGTTCCGCAGCATCGTGCACGCCGTGCAGGCCGGCATCTTTGTGGAACG GATGTTCCGGAGAACGTATACCTCTGTGGGCCCCACCTATTCCACTGTGGTCCTCAACTGTCTCAAG AACCTGGACCTCTGGTGCTTTGACGTCTTCTCCTTGAACCGGGCAGCAGATGACCACGCCCTGAGGACCATTGTTTTTGAGTTACTGACTCGGCATAACCTCATCAGCCGCTTTAAG ATTCCCACTGtgtttttgatgactttcttGGATGCTTTGGAGACAGGCTATGGGAAGTACAAGAACCCTTACCACAACCAGATCCATGCAGCAGATGTTACCCAGACAGTCCATTGCTTCTTGCTCCGCACAGGGATGGTG CACTGCCTGTCCGAGATCGAGGTCTTAGCCATCGTCTTTGCTGCAGCCATCCATGACTATGAGCACACAGGCACGACCAACAGCTTCCACATCCAGACCAA GTCAGAATGTGCCATCTTGTACAATGATCGCTCCGTGCTGGAGAATCACCACATCAGCTCTGTCTTCCGAATGATGCAGGATGATGAGatgaacattttcatcaacctcACCAAGGATGAGTTTGT AGAGCTACGGGCCCTGGTCATCGAGATGGTGTTGGCCACAGACATGTCCTGCCATTTCCAGCAAGTGAAGTGCATGAAGACGGCCTTGCAGCAGCTGGAGAG GATTGACAAGTCCAAGGCCCTGTCTCTCCTGCTCCACGCTGCTGACATCAGCCACCCAACCAAGCAGTGGTCAGTCCACAGCCGCTGGACCAAGGCCCTCATGGAGGAATTCTTCCGCCAG GGTGAcaaggaggcagagctgggcctgCCCTTCTCTCCACTTTGCGATCGCACGTCCACTCTGGTGGCGCAGTCCCAGATTG GCTTCATTGACTTCATCGTGGAGCCCACCTTCTCTGTGCTGACCGATGTGGCTGAGAAGAGCGTCCAACCCCTGGCGGATGACGACTCCAAGTCTAAAAACCAGCCCAG CTTCCAGTGGCGCCAGCCTTCTCTGGATGTGGAAGTGGGAGACCCCAACCCTGATGTGGTCAGCTTCCGCTCTACCTGGACCAAATACATTCAGGAGAACaagcagaaatggaaggaacGGGCAGCAAGTG GTATCACCAACCAGATGTCCATTGACGAACTGTCCCCCTGTGAGGAAgacaccctgccctcccctgctgaaGATGAACACAACCAGAACGGGAATCTGGACTAG